A genomic region of Parambassis ranga chromosome 7, fParRan2.1, whole genome shotgun sequence contains the following coding sequences:
- the mkrn4 gene encoding makorin, ring finger protein, 4 produces MDQTRNGGICRRFINGSCRFGTRCYYRHERPSLIPSFQIPCRYFQKGGCWYGERCQYLHITAPAAVAGRRGSVPAVSSSSVAPPDRRGSEPALLQAGVTSRSGSSRNEPVVSNPQQNIERLPPNIAEEQTKEDASEAVQSLEVVQADECQGTNEETSSSESSEDGAAAAAAACSAVDEVEETMAPLQSKNMTCGICMDKVYEKTDPKDRVFAILPNCSHSFCLHCIMTWRKTRDLGPDVVKSCPQCRVRSPFYVPNKSWVEGQAKETVVAAFKEKFSKKSCSYYARYRRCPFKTDCLYRHDKHAHHSLFPYPPEDEDEDDDDYEGVDLLNFLLAMTLLRDGVVYDDDDDEDFDLPFYLSDEYGF; encoded by the exons ATGGACCAGACTCGTAACGGTGGCATCTGTCG GCGGTTCATAAATGGCTCTTGCAGATTTGGTACCAGGTGTTACTACCGACATGAGAGGCCATCATTAATACCATCATTCCAAATACCATGTAGATACTTTCAAAAAGGTGGCTGCTGGTATGGTGAACGCTGCCA GTATCTGCATATCACGGCACCTGCAGCTGTTGCGGGTAGAAGAGGCTCAGTGCCTGCTGTGTCCTCCTCCAGTGTGGCTCCACCTGACAGAAGAGGTTCCGAGCCTGCTCTGCTGCAAGCTGGAGTAACATCAAGGTCGGGGTCCTCCAGAAATGAGCCGGTGGTTTCAAATCCTCAACAGAACATCGAGCGCTTGCCACCAAATATTGCAGAGGAACAAACAAAAG AAGATGCATCGGAAGCAGTCCAGAGCTTGGAAGTTGTTCAAGCAGATGAATGCCAGGGAACAAATGAG GAGACCTCTTCATCTGAGTCATCAGAGGacggggctgctgctgctgcagcagcatgtaGTGCTGTAGATGAAGTAGAGGAGACTATGGCCCCCCTCCAGAGTAAAAACATGACCTGTGGTATCTGCATGGACAAGGTGTATGAGAAGACAGATCCAAAAGACCGGGTTTTTGCAATCCTGCCAAACTGCAGTCACTCCTTCTGTTTACATTGCATCATGACCTGGAGGAAAACTAGAGACCTCGGGCCAGATGTGGTCAA GAGCTGCCCACAGTGCCGAGTGAGGTCTCCCTTTTATGTGCCGAACAAAAGCTGGGTGGAAGGACAAGCAAAGGAAACTGTAGTTGCAGCATTCAAGGAAAAATTCAG CAAGAAAAGCTGCAGTTACTACGCACGGTACAGACGCTGTCCCTTCAAAACTGACTGCCTCTATCGGCATGACAAACACGCACATCACAGTTTATTTCCG TATCCTCCAGAAGATGAAGACGAAGATGACGATGACTATGAAGGTGTAGATCTACTTAATTTTTTACTAGCCATGACTCTCCTTCGTGATGGTGTCGTctatgatgatgacgatgacgagGACTTTGACTTGCCTTTTTACCTGAGCGATGAGTATGGTTTCTGA